The following DNA comes from Papaver somniferum cultivar HN1 chromosome 4, ASM357369v1, whole genome shotgun sequence.
gtttgtcaaaggccctcttccaggttatttgcgtagtcatggtattatccatcaaactagctgtgttggtacttcacagcaaaatggtgttgctgaaaggaaacTTCGTCATATTCTGGAAACAACACGTGCTCTTATGATTCAGATGCATGTTCCAAAGAAATTCTGGTCTCATGGTTCTCTGATGGCCACTTACTTGATCAATCATCTGCCTAGTCGTGTgcttgagttcaaatctccattaGAGGTTTTAAAACATCATCAGCCTGGCATTTCTCATCTCAGAGTTTTCGGTTGTGTTTGTTATGTACATTTACAGGCTAAGCATCGTGATAAACTGGATTCACGGGAAACTAAGTGTGTGTTCTTTGGTTACTCATCTACAAAGAAAGGATATATTTGTTATCATCCACCCACTAGAAAGCTCCAGATTTCTCGTGATGTTGTGTTTGATGAAACAGTGGCTTATTTTCAGTGTGATTCTGGCAGTCGgtctcagggggagtgttatacagATTTGGCACCACTTCCAGTTATTAATGAGATACCTACTGCAACAGATTCCCACAGAGATAATGGTGATGGGGTAGAGTTGGTGGACGTATCTAATGCAgtgttggatgtgcataatgAAGCAGTTCATGAAGAAGCTTCAGACAATAATGTTAGTGTTACTGATGATAATACAGGACTGCAAGATGTGCCGCATCAAGTTCCAGAAAATGAGGTTATGGTTCCACAAGATCATCAACCAGTGGTACCAATTTTCAAAACCTCAAGTCTTGAGAAGAAGGCTCCCGAGAAACACAAAGATTTATTTACATATCATTCTGTTGCGTATCCTATACAAGCACATTTAACTTATGATCATGTAGGTTCTTCATACTCTGCATTTCTAAGTGCTATATCCAGTCATCAAGAACCTAAAAACTACAATGAAGCAAAGTCTAATCCAAAATGGAAGGCACCAATGGAGAATGAGTTACGTGCCTTAGATGTAAATAATACATACAGTATTGTCAAGTTGCCTCCCGGGAAGAAGACTGTTGGATGTAGATGGatgtacaaaattaaatacaaaagtgatggaactgttgagcgttataaggcaagattagtggcaagaggttttactcagagatatggagaagactacacagaaacctttgcaccagttgcaaagatgaatacgtttcgtgttcttatgtctcttgcagttaataaagattggaaattgtttcaaatggatgtgaagaatgcattcttacaaggtgatttagaagaagaggtatatatgagtataccacctggacaccctcgagaaggagagagcaatatggtttgcaagattaagaaggcaatatatggtttaaagcaatcaccacgtgcatggtatgcaaaggtaagttcagtactcatccaaaataagttcaaaaggagctctgccgattcttccttgtttattaaagaagtaatcttggtacaactatagttctagtgtatgttgatgaccttgtgattacaggagacagtcaacaagaaattagaaatcttaaagcaatgcttcattccatatttgacatcaaggatttaggaatactgaagtatttcctgggattagaagttgcttactcaaagaagggtatttttctgaatcaaagaaaatatgtgttggacctGCTGAAGGCTACAGGAAAAATGGGAGTAAAGCCTTGTGATACTCCTACATAAATCGGcaacaaacttgataatgatggtgatgtgttaagtgatattgggtcatatcaaaggttagtaggcaagttaatttatctcactgttaccagacctgacatagcacatgcagtaagcttagtcagtcgttatatgcatacacctcgtgttaaacatctaaatgcagtaactaggattctacagtatttaaaaggatcaccaggaagaggagttttgatgacaaagaatgaagcctattcaatttctagctactgtataacagcatattcagatgctgattatgctggatgtccagttgatcgtaaatcaacaacagggtactgcatattctttggtggtaatctggttacatggagaagcaagaaacaaaatgttgtttctcgatcaagtgctgaagcagaatacagagccATGGCTTCAACAACTTGTGAGATTGTTTGGCTGCGAGCATTGCTTAAAGATTTGGGTTTTTTGTCACCTCAGCCAGCTAAGATGTTTTGCGACAATCAAGCAGCGATACAAATCGCATCAAATCCCacctttcatgagcgtacaaagcacatagaagtggattgtcattttgttagagagaaggtattggccaaagtaatatgcactcccttcgttcgtagtcatcaacaactggaagatgtttttactaagggtttacctgtcaagcaattcaatggagttctatccaagttgggctccattgatatcttcgcaccaacttgagggggagtgttggatcaaaggagaatatttggtttctctatttatgattggcttacactgcaagaaaatattctctagatatgttgctatctatacgaatatgtggcatgtataggatatatatatatatacacgtcttgtaaaacctccattgataataagaaaccctaatcattcttctcccgtggacgtaggctatagccgaaccacgttaaactgtgtttcttctttaatctgttttagttaactgcataacatcttatgcagatccaatattgactgcataacatcttatacaTACCAAGAACCATTAATATCATCACCCTACGACTTTACCACTGTGCTACACTAGCATTTTCCATTTTCTTTATTTGTTAAAATTGGCTTAGACTAAAGCAATTCGCAGAAAAACGTGCtagcaagcatcatcaaatagCTTCTAATTAACGATAATAGAGACCTTACACATGATTTAACATGTAGAAAATACAAGATCTTCCACTTTTATTCTTTTAGATAATGACTAAGACAAGACAGCAGCCCTTCAAATGAtataaaaatggaagaaaaaattaaaatcCTCCCGTTTGTCCATCCATATAATGTAGCAGAGATGCACATCCGGTAAATGTTTTAACTTCTGTCATTCGCACTTAAACACGTCCAGCTTTTGGATCTTGATCCTCATTTTTCATTCACTCTAACTGCATCAATCTAATCCATCCATCGATCTTCTTGACTTGAGATATAAGTAAATCACCAACAAGAGAAATTACAATAATTAACATAAGTGCACACCAAAGTACATGGTTACTGATTAACTTACAGTTACTCTTGATCACTACCATAACCACACTTTTCGGTGTAGTATCCAGTAAGGTTAACTCTCATCTCTGGATCATAATCTTGTTGATCAACTGAAAAAACcacttcatcatcatcctcattgAACTCAATGTCGAGAGGGCATGATGCATTCGATGAACCGTTCAATATGCATAAAGTTATCGGAGTTTCACCTCCAACGCTGCACAATACTGCACAACGCCAATGATATTCTGAAACGAATTGTAAAGAAGCCTGCAGGCGCAATATCACCCAAATTAATTACCTTAACTTAAGCAAACAACCGCAAATAAACATCATCATCCATCCTACCTGGGTTAAACGTAATTTTCCTCTTGCTTTGTCAACCTTATGAGTTACAGGTTTGCTCTTTGTTATTTCAATACCTCATGATCAGAAGAAATAACATATGAATCAATAATTTAGATACGAACAAATGTCATTAATCCCAAATCAACacataaagagaaaaaaataaatctCCATACCAAAGAAAgacatttctttcttcttcttttcttctttccttgagGAAGAAATCTAACAGTCAATATTTCTTTGAACCCCAAATGGTGTCTCTGACTGTCAGTTTAACGAGTTTATATAATTTAATTGGACTGCCTTTAGTCTCGGGCCCGTACTCATGCCCAAAGTGAGGCCAAAGTAGTTCTATTGGAAAAAGTTGTCTCGTCACTGTCGTCAGTGAAAGAGAGGAAAAATGAATAGTCAAATCCTATCTCATCGTTCCTAACGTCACTTTAATACTGTGCTTCGAGATTCCAACTCCTCCTCCTTGTGAAAAATGACAGAAATTGTCCCTATGGTcgtcaaacaaaacaaaacagcaACACCCTGCTATTTCCAGCAAGGGAGCATATAACAAATGGTCTCAGTGCAAGCCTCAGACTCTCATGGTGAAGATCATGTTCTAACTTGCCAAGTTCCAAATTAGTCATCTTCTAAGTTTGAAATAGATGACGGAAGAATAAGTTCGGTGATTATGGTTCTACAGCATTATGAGACTTGGACACTCCATCTTATACCACAAGCTCTACAATCAGAAAAAGAGTGTTGAGTAACTAGATGCCACCAACTGTCAGGTCAAGCGTCAAACTTATCATTGCAAGCTATCCCCCACACAATCTCATTGCAAGCACATTTGACTCGCAAACTTTTCATTTTACCCCAAGCAAATCATACCAAGTCATATACGTATACACCCAAACGGCTTTGGCAAAGCCTGTTCCTCATGGTTACGAGCGTTTGAGTGCTATCGGTTATTCACATTTCTCATCCATTCTAGATTTCTTTTTAATCGATAAAAATGTCAATTTCAATTTTTAGTTATGTTTTTATTTACAAACAATAATTTAATTAATAATTAAAATTGTTACATAGTAGGCAAGCGAGCACCAAGCTGCGCCGCAAGCCCTTTTTGAATAGAAAATTCTATCCTCTTAAACACAAACTCTCTCGAATCAGGAGTCATGACATTACCGTGCATGATTCTATGAACTCTCGCTAGAAGTCCAGCTGCCTCTGGCGCTAAATACCCAAAAGTGTCAAAGGAAAAGGGAATAAAAGCATGTTCATTATCAATACACGCCTTTTCATGCTTCGCTATCTTACCCGAGGCAGCTTTCGAAGCTGCCTGTCCAACTGTGAAAGAGCTTTGTCCGATGCCTACTAATGGAGAGACCCCAATAAGGTCAACACACGCATGTTTTCCGTTGGctcatccaaaaataaaaacatctGCTGGCCTGAGTGTTGATCTCCCTTCAAGAGGATCCGTCAAAAAGTTGATCGACGCCTCTTTCTTTGCTGAAATTCC
Coding sequences within:
- the LOC113273737 gene encoding peptidyl-prolyl cis-trans isomerase FKBP53-like, whose protein sequence is MSFFGIEITKSKPVTHKVDKARGKLRLTQASLQFVSEYHWRCAVLCSVGGETPITLCILNGSSNASCPLDIEFNEDDDEVVFSVDQQDYDPEMRVNLTGYYTEKCGYGSDQE